The genomic stretch GGATTCCCGTCGGTTTCCACAGGAGCACCAGGATGAGGATCACGAACGCGATCCCGTCCCGGTACGTGGAGGACAGATAGGCCGACACCATCGTCTCGGACTGCCCCATGATGAGCGCCCCCAGCACCGCCCCGGGGATGTTGCCGATCCCGCCCAGTACCGCCGCGGTGAAAGCCTTGAGCCCCGGCATGAGTCCCATGAAGGTGTTCACCTGGGGGTAGGCGATGCCGTACAGCACCCCCCCCACACCGGCCAATGCCGCCCCGAGCCCGAAGGTGAAGGAGATCACCCTGTTGACATTCACCCCCATGAGACCCGCGGTGACGTAGTCGTACGAAACGGCCCGCATCCCCCTGCCCAGCTTCGTCCGGAAAACGATGTACTGGAGCAGCGCCAGGCAGAGCACGGTGACGGCGAAGATGACCGCCTGGATGTTGGTCACCAGGATCCCCCCGAATTCCCACACG from Candidatus Deferrimicrobiaceae bacterium encodes the following:
- a CDS encoding branched-chain amino acid ABC transporter permease; translation: MEYFVQQVINGLQLGFVYALIALGYTMVYGIVRLINFAHGDVFMVGAFIGLYAIERHHLPLAMVFLAAVAGCTVLGVLIELLAYRPLRHAPKIASLITAIGVSLFLEYFTSLRQVFGPNFYSFPRPFPLAVWEFGGILVTNIQAVIFAVTVLCLALLQYIVFRTKLGRGMRAVSYDYVTAGLMGVNVNRVISFTFGLGAALAGVGGVLYGIAYPQVNTFMGLMPGLKAFTAAVLGGIGNIPGAVLGALIMGQSETMVSAYLSSTYRDGIAFVILILVLLWKPTGILGTSRAEKV